The sequence below is a genomic window from Acetivibrio clariflavus DSM 19732.
TTGCATATTTGAACATTGTCAACGTATCCTTAACCTTAAATAATTCAGGTGAGGAAGTAATGGGAGTAGGTAATGTCTGTGTAAAAAAGAGTTATTCGGGACAAGGAATCGGGCGGCTGCTGATGGGGATAAGCAATTACTACATAAACTCTTTCGGCAAAAGAGGTATATTGTTGTGTAAACAGCCTTTGATTAATTTCTATGAAAAGTGCGGTTGGATGAAATACGAAGGAGAAGTTTTTTTAAAAGATAAAAAATATGATGGAGCAGTAATGTTTACCGAATATTTAAATACTCCAAAGATATCTATAGAAAGGGAGTTTTGAAAATGTCCGACCCCAAAATATCGGTAATAGTTCCGGTTTATAATGCCGAAAAATATCTGAGAAAATGTGTAGACAGTATAATTAACCAGTCTTACAGAAATCTTGAAATAGTACTGGTTAATGACGGTTCAACAGATAACAGCGGATTGATTTGCGATGATTATAAAAATATGGATGAACGGATAAAGGTATTCCATAAAGCAAACGGCGGAGTGGGGGCAGCAACAAATGTGGGCTTGGATAATATGACCGGCGATTATGTTGTTTTTGTAGATAGTGATGATTATATTGAAAAAAATATGCTGGAAGATATGCTTTTAATTTTACAAAAGGAAAATGCCGATATTGTTCAGTGCGGTATATATTGGGTGGATTTTGATTACAGAATTATAAGAAAAATAACTGTCCCAAACAAAATAATAGAAGGCAGAGAAAATATCCTTCGTACGTATTTAGCGAAGAATGAAATAGGTCGCAATTTAGCTACAAAACTTATAAAAGCCAGCTTTTTTGAAAACCTGAGGCTGGAAGAAGGACGGCAAATTGTTGATGTAATTGCAATAACAGAGTTGCTTAATAAGTGTGACAGATATGTCTTTACCGAAAACTGTTATTATTATAATTTGCGGACTCCATACAGCGTTTCAAGAGGCAAATTTACCGCACAAAAGTACGATGATATAAAATATGCAACAAAATACTTTGAAAACTTTATAAGCAAGAATTGTCCTGCTCTCAAATTTTACAATTATTTTCGCAATGTTAAAGTTGCAGTTTTCTGTTATGAAAAGATATACCATAGTGATTTTACCGACAGAAAAGAAGAGCTTCAAAAGCTGAAAGAATTATTTAAAAAGAACTATCCGCTTTATAAGAAGAGTGAAGCTAAAAAATGCGGGACGTTTAAGTTCAGAATTCTAATCAGGATTTTTAACTTAAATCCCAAGTTATACTGCTGGATGATTAATTTAAAAAGGGGTAGTAATTTGTGGAAAAGGACAAAGCAAAAATAACCATAAATGCCTGTGCAAATATTGTGGGAAAAGCAATAACAGTATTTTCTATATATATATTTATTCCTTTGTATATAAAATTTCTTGGTGAAGAGTCCTATGGTCTGGTGGGCTTTTTTGCCACTTTGCAGGCAGCATTGGCTTTATTGGGAGGAGGATTTTCCAATTCTATCAGAAGGGAATTTGCATCGGGTGAAGATAACAACGAAAACAGGCTGAGAAAGTATCAACTGTTAAGATCGGTGGAGGCATTGTTCTTTTTAATTGGCATGTTTATAATTTTACTGGTCTGGTTGGGAACTGATTTTATTGTTTATCAATGGCTGAAAGGCAATAGCATAAGTCCCGATGTTATTAAGACATCCATTAGGATGATGGGGATATCAATCGGTATGCATATTTGCTCGAATTTGTATACCGGAGGTCTCCTGGGGCTGGAGAAACACGTGACTTTTAATATCATTCAGTCAATATTTAAGCTTTTCAAAGGTTTTGGTGCCGTAATGGTATTATGGTTAGTAATGCCTGATATTAGATTGTTTTTATTGTGGAATATCCTTGTTGATGCTATAAATTTGGCTGTAATTCGAAGCGTTGTTATAAGTGCTTTGAAATCTGACGTTGGTTTGTATTGGAATATAAAACTGATCGGCAATATTAAGTCAATTTT
It includes:
- a CDS encoding GNAT family N-acetyltransferase gives rise to the protein MYLKEFKIQLLENSRISDKVRDKIIHLKQEYWDYPYESHLKWMEENIREDEYHLIITDSMDEVIAYLNIVNVSLTLNNSGEEVMGVGNVCVKKSYSGQGIGRLLMGISNYYINSFGKRGILLCKQPLINFYEKCGWMKYEGEVFLKDKKYDGAVMFTEYLNTPKISIEREF
- a CDS encoding glycosyltransferase family 2 protein, with protein sequence MSDPKISVIVPVYNAEKYLRKCVDSIINQSYRNLEIVLVNDGSTDNSGLICDDYKNMDERIKVFHKANGGVGAATNVGLDNMTGDYVVFVDSDDYIEKNMLEDMLLILQKENADIVQCGIYWVDFDYRIIRKITVPNKIIEGRENILRTYLAKNEIGRNLATKLIKASFFENLRLEEGRQIVDVIAITELLNKCDRYVFTENCYYYNLRTPYSVSRGKFTAQKYDDIKYATKYFENFISKNCPALKFYNYFRNVKVAVFCYEKIYHSDFTDRKEELQKLKELFKKNYPLYKKSEAKKCGTFKFRILIRIFNLNPKLYCWMINLKRGSNLWKRTKQK